Genomic window (Candidatus Nitrosocosmicus franklandus):
GGTATTATGGCCTTGGAATCAAATTCTTCACCTGCGTCTTCGTCATCATCTTGTCCTGAGGTCACAGAATGTGAAATTGTGTCACCATTGTACCAGGTTACCGTTTGACCTTTTTCAATTGTAATTGGGTTTGGAGAGTAAGATCTATCTCCGTATAAACCCAAGATAACTGCTGGAATCGAGTTTCCATTTGTATTGTCTTCTTCTCCTCCTCCTCCTCCTCCTCCTTCAGCACCACCACTACCTCCAGCAATAGCAGTTGAGAAAGACGAAGACGAAGACGAAGAAGAAGCGGGTACAATTCTAAATAAAGATCCAGTATAGCTTAACACATACAAATATCCATCTGGACTTACTTCTATATCGGTTATACCACCAAAACCTTGACCAAAAACAAATGGTTGATTTTCTTTCGGATCATTGACTTCTCTGTCTGCTAATAGGGATATATTTCCCGTTAATTCGCCACTATCAAAAGTTAAATCATCTCGAGCTTCATTAAGTATGAATCGGTATAAAAGTCCGTTATTTATATCTCCTACAAACATATTATTCTCGTACTGCTTTCCTAATTTGTCTGAATTTAAGAACTTTAATGCAGTAATCCCAATAGGAGTAACCCACGATAATTTAGGTTCCGCATAACTTGCATTTCCGAAATAAACTAGGTCGTTAGAGGTAGCGCCTGAGCCAAGAAGATCACTCTGTGATAATCCTTGAATCAATGCCCAACCGCTATTAAAACCAGGGTATACCATATTAATTTCATCTCCAGTTGCGGGTCCATTTTCGGTATCCCAAAGATTTCCTGTTACTGGATCAAAATCCATGCCAAAGCTATTTCGAATACCCATCGCATAATACAAGTTAAGAGGCAATTCGTCACCAAAAATGGGTTCTCCAGGTACAATTTGTCCATCCTGAGTTATCCGTAATACTCCGCCCAAACCATTTGGTGCTGGACCGTCTTCTATATTCTGTGCCTGAGTCCTATGTCCGCCTACTTCTCCTACTATAAAGTAAATATTGTTATCTGGACCAATGCGAATTTTGCCTCCATTGTGTTCGCCTCTATCGTTTGGAGGAATTGCAGTTAAATCTAATAATAAAATAGGATTGATCAATTGACCATTCACATACTCATAGCGATAAAGTCTGTTTCCTTCTGGTTCTACGTCGTCTTCAACATCGCTTCCATCTTCATCATTTCCCGATTCTGTGTGTGAAAGAAAAACGTATGTTTTTCCATCCAGTTGTGATTTTGATATGGCAATTCCCAGTAGACCTCGTTCAATACTACTAGCTACTGGTACATCAAGAACTGGCTCCTCCTGTATCTGACCATTTACGATTCTTACGACCTTTCCAGTTTCTTTTTCAGTAACCAAAAGATCATTAGGTGCCAAAAACGCCATACTGGTAGGTATGTCTAGTCCATCTGTTATTTTTTCAACTACTAGGTTATCGTCTTTTACTGTTGGACCTGTAGGAGATAAAGGGGCTTTCATATATGCTCCAAAAGATAAATTGATTACAGAATAATTAGAACACAATAATAATAACATACAAAAAGCAGACAAAATGATTGATTTAAAATGATACCTTTTTGTCAACAATATTTGCTTGTTTTCTTGGTGTTTTATAGCTTTTTCAGGAATTTACTAGTAGAAAAAATAGTACTCTGCTTTAATTTTTTGGTCCTATGTAGATGGTAAATGTGAATCATCATCTGATTGAATATAGCAACATACACGCACCCTATTCTCAATTTAACTCTTATTTCCAAGAATCAAGGATCAAGTAACCAAATATACGACTGATACACTCCCCCTTTATCTTGTATCGGTATTATCACTTGCCTCCTTTTTACAGCATCTAGTAAAAGCGGCTCTGTTCAGTTAACATGTTTTATTTCTCTGTTATGATAGTCAATAAATAACCGCAGCCAATTGTGTACATGCTTTAACTTGCAATTCTTTATTCTACAAGGAAAGTAGTCATCGAAACTTTCGGTTCTATCCTTTATGTATTGCATCTTTCTTTCAATCAGACTTTTCTCCAGAGAGGAATGAATATGG
Coding sequences:
- a CDS encoding PQQ-dependent sugar dehydrogenase; the encoded protein is MKAPLSPTGPTVKDDNLVVEKITDGLDIPTSMAFLAPNDLLVTEKETGKVVRIVNGQIQEEPVLDVPVASSIERGLLGIAISKSQLDGKTYVFLSHTESGNDEDGSDVEDDVEPEGNRLYRYEYVNGQLINPILLLDLTAIPPNDRGEHNGGKIRIGPDNNIYFIVGEVGGHRTQAQNIEDGPAPNGLGGVLRITQDGQIVPGEPIFGDELPLNLYYAMGIRNSFGMDFDPVTGNLWDTENGPATGDEINMVYPGFNSGWALIQGLSQSDLLGSGATSNDLVYFGNASYAEPKLSWVTPIGITALKFLNSDKLGKQYENNMFVGDINNGLLYRFILNEARDDLTFDSGELTGNISLLADREVNDPKENQPFVFGQGFGGITDIEVSPDGYLYVLSYTGSLFRIVPASSSSSSSSFSTAIAGGSGGAEGGGGGGGEEDNTNGNSIPAVILGLYGDRSYSPNPITIEKGQTVTWYNGDTISHSVTSGQDDDEDAGEEFDSKAIIPNQYFSITFEDSGVYPYYCFYHPSMVGEVIVE